One Pseudoalteromonas sp. NC201 DNA segment encodes these proteins:
- a CDS encoding non-ribosomal peptide synthetase — protein MAQVKTPLNKKQLLKHVQAFVQTPLEDKLDANLIELGLDSMHMMRLVNQWRKQGAKVTFSKLIEQPVLSDWITLLCTQIDTDVEVTEAPKLPDIDPYAEFELTDVQYAYWIGRQDEQELGGVGCHAYLEIDNQDIDPIRLEQAWHALYHYHPMLRAQFTESGTQQVHSSLPTPGLAINDFRSLTLDEATKAAEQIRSRLSHRKLGIEYGQTLGLELSLLPEGKCRIHFDVDLLVADVQSLNILLKDLAVLYHGGTLNTDPHWSFAKYLAFENAQNKDKFEADKAYWQTRLATLPSGPQLPLRCDPRTITRPTFSRRLHTLSQYQWKTLKNTAQQHQVTPAMLLVTSYAYVLAKFSAEQKFTLNLPLFDRKTQHPGIENMVADFTNLLLLDCDFSEAKGFIDHTKAIQSQFHQNVAHSDYSAVQIQRDLVKHGYAQGVSAPIVFACNLGTPLLSQQDTVLGQFNYMISQTPQVWLDHQVYEVDEGLMLAWDAVDEIFPESLIDTMFASYVALLENLAANSSAWHALHLIDLPEYQQIQRKAANNTVAPYTPHTLHEAFFRGAQVHPDKTALIFNSERLSYRTVAEKALRIAAYLKQQGLNSAEPVAVTLPRSAEQIIAILGILAAGGCYVPIGPHQPQSRREKIHRTAEVKLAIAIGDDPEHDPAVKCIDIQQALLAEPLESAVIKDPANPAYIIFTSGSTGEPKGVEMSHQATANTIYQLNKDYQIGQDSCALGVSALDFDLSVYDIFGLLSVGGQLVVIDEQQRRDAQAWLELVHQHKVTIWNSVPILLDMLLTTAEQDSRQLHFEQVMLSGDWIGLDLPPRLQHISATNPPIIAMGGATEAAIWSNRCEVRSPLPLHWHSIPYGKPLPNQKYRVVDKHGQDCPDWVPGELWIGGIGLATCYRGDSTQTAARFVEQHGERWYRTGDQGRYWPDGNLEFLGRIDHQVKIRGHRIELGEIDTALANINGVQRAVTVTIGEPKSLASVVVLAAQSTLDSAAIQRQLHKLLPDYMVPSHIEFAPQLPLSGNGKIDRKALVNQLAATQQQCALSLTAPQTDNEKCLANIWRSLLGVEQIGQQSHFFELGGDSLIATQLIAKLKQQGLASPKPLPDLFSSPQLSAYAARLESIAPITKLEIVADLDNRYAPFPLTEVQRAYWMGQTPGLPLNCSTLYLLELEGENVDIQRMAKAWDQLVEHHEMLRAVITPDGQQQLLSHLPAVSIAQVSLKSETNNHANAARDHLHQFWRRVCEQALQSHDQNESVTLPNHRICAVNYGTNKTRLGIIFDYLTLDGFSIKLLLDQLASLYNDPAYHLPEINVSFRDYVIQVQHNDAERIAAQAYWREQINTLPPAPQLPLAQDPQNITQPEFVRREAQLDATTWQALKNKARSYGITPSVLLLTAYSNVLRRWSEGDHTLNLTLFDRQDVHEDINKVFGDFTTLAPIAFRKNIGNSLLVQAQEAQLQIAQAIEHKAISSIWIQREQARHSTLSSAALPVVFTSTLGLGGGLFENSNGDFPKIVPGGLSQTPQVWLDHQLYEFDGSLILSWDAVDALFPAGMIDNMFNSYVGALEKLCHSSWEEELSLPLPDAQAHTRLAVNHTERPQTPRTLHHAIFAHAQQNPGDTALVFENSHVSYAQLCEQALCIAALLQQHQLEPAEPVAVTLPRGIDQIAAILGVMAAGGCYVPIGIHQPASRQAKIHRIAGIRLVLTDSDHLEVESIESVIRLDVATASTPQAMPIEVSPEQPAYIIFTSGSTGEPKGVEMCHQATANTIDQINQLYKIDKHSCVLAVSAVDFDLSVYDIFGLLGVGGQVVLLSDENRRDASEWLQLVHQHNITVWNSVPVLLDMLLIVAEQDDRQLPFKQVMLSGDWIGLDIPPRLQAKNKAEVPLIAMGGATEAAIWSNFCEVKGDIPAHWNSIPYGKPLPNQTYRVVDAYGRDCPDWVAGELWIGGAGLASAYRGDQKLTAERFVNHEATRWYRTGDRGRYWPDGNLEFLGRIDHQVKVRGHRIELGEIDTALARIKGISRGVALTISEPKMLVAALVMDESTELDLDAVKTELALSLPDYMVPSHFLALNALPLSANGKVDRKQLATQLDDQLSVEVAVTAPQTDNELQVAQLWKDLLGVANVGLESSFFALGGDSLVATQFLTQLAQQGLSTKQPLRTLFASPTLGAFAATLEMHEATQCKQIVARPEHQFEPFALTEVQSAYWLGQTPGFPLNCGTHYLLELDSLTLDTERMMFAWKKLYARHDMLRAQVSDNNQQVVLQQSGIPKLDIDPMTYTCLDQARTQIHAWWQTKNSQHLHDAITIKVARYQAGETERTRLALMFNYMTLDGYSIMLLLREFAALYQAPDTELTPLSLTFRDYVTQVQHSQQAIDEAQAYWQERLSTLPDAAALPLAQDPLQIEHSEFSRRSARLPKAKWQAIKQAARSQNVTPSILVLSAYAEVLGQYSGGHPHTLNVTLFDRQNVHPEVGSIVGDFTSLAPLAYHPDEHITIAQHAKQLQEQLADVLDHRAVSSVWVQRERSRTMGRTAAALPIVFTSTLGMADDLLADSFNEDLPQFTDGGLSATPQVWLDHQMYEFRGELILSWDAVDALFPAELLDNMFSRFLTLLDEVSISTDTAFSHALPKSQQLVRDRVNSTYAEQTPRTLHQAMFDYARQHPDTVALIADEQIVTYGQLADKALRIAHLLTQRGLSLSEAVAVSLPRGVDQVAAVFGIMAAGGCYVPIGIHQPTSRQAKIHRTAGIRWILTNEAHINQDVEQGVTRFNVTDAEDFTPLATPLTVATDAPAYVIFTSGSTGEPKGVEMCHQATANTIDQLNRHYAINSNSRVLAVSALDFDLSVYDLFGLLSVGGSVVLLNEASRRDAATWLELVHQHHVTTWNSVPILLDMLLVVAENDARPLPFSQVMLSGDWIGLDLPPRLQAKTHSQIPLIAMGGATEAAIWSNSCEVKGELPEHWSSIPYGKPLPNQTYRVVDPCGRDCPDWVAGELWIGGMGLATAYRGDKKLTAQRFVMADGKRWYRTGDRGRYWPDGNLEFLGRIDHQVKVRGHRIELGEIDAALAQVKGLSHGVALTIGEPKKLVAAFVKEAQATLDTQVITAQLEQQLPEYMVPSHLLELETLPLSANGKIDRKQLLNEFMALELKQAEFEAPEGELEEQLAKIWQSLLKRPQLSRHDDFFAIGGDSLSATQLIQTLQQQHIIPTSVSLTALFSAPSIASFANAITQAWRDLSGTTSDTDELFEEGTL, from the coding sequence ATGGCACAGGTAAAGACCCCCCTAAATAAGAAACAGCTGTTAAAACATGTACAAGCGTTTGTGCAAACACCGCTTGAAGACAAGCTAGATGCCAACCTTATTGAACTTGGCTTAGACTCAATGCATATGATGCGTTTGGTCAATCAGTGGCGAAAACAAGGCGCAAAAGTGACCTTTTCAAAACTGATTGAACAACCAGTTCTTAGCGACTGGATAACACTTTTATGCACGCAAATTGATACTGATGTCGAAGTTACTGAAGCCCCTAAACTACCCGATATAGATCCCTACGCAGAGTTTGAGCTCACTGACGTGCAATATGCCTATTGGATTGGTCGCCAAGATGAGCAAGAGCTTGGTGGCGTCGGTTGTCACGCCTATCTGGAAATAGACAATCAAGACATCGATCCAATTAGGCTCGAACAAGCTTGGCATGCACTTTATCACTATCATCCCATGCTACGTGCGCAGTTTACTGAGTCTGGTACCCAGCAAGTGCATTCATCGCTACCCACTCCGGGGCTTGCAATTAACGACTTTAGGTCACTAACTCTTGATGAGGCAACTAAAGCGGCAGAACAAATCCGCAGCCGTCTATCACACCGAAAATTAGGTATTGAGTATGGTCAAACCCTAGGGCTGGAATTGAGTTTACTTCCCGAAGGAAAATGTCGGATCCACTTTGATGTAGACCTACTGGTCGCTGACGTGCAGAGCTTAAATATCTTATTAAAAGATCTTGCGGTGCTTTATCATGGCGGTACACTCAACACGGATCCACACTGGAGCTTCGCAAAGTATCTAGCGTTTGAAAATGCACAAAATAAAGATAAGTTTGAAGCAGACAAAGCTTATTGGCAAACGCGTTTAGCAACCCTACCTTCGGGCCCACAGCTTCCCCTTCGTTGCGACCCTCGAACGATCACTCGACCAACATTTTCTCGCCGTTTGCACACCTTGAGCCAGTACCAGTGGAAGACGCTTAAAAATACCGCACAACAGCATCAAGTGACGCCCGCTATGTTGCTCGTCACTAGTTATGCGTACGTACTTGCCAAATTTAGTGCCGAGCAGAAATTCACGCTGAACTTACCTCTTTTTGATCGCAAAACTCAGCACCCAGGCATTGAAAACATGGTTGCCGACTTCACCAATCTATTGCTTTTAGATTGTGATTTTAGTGAAGCAAAAGGTTTTATTGATCATACGAAAGCAATACAAAGCCAGTTTCACCAAAACGTTGCACACAGTGATTATTCCGCAGTTCAAATCCAACGCGATTTAGTAAAACACGGTTATGCACAGGGTGTGAGCGCACCTATCGTATTTGCCTGTAACTTAGGCACCCCACTTCTGTCGCAACAAGACACGGTATTAGGTCAATTTAACTATATGATCTCGCAAACGCCGCAAGTGTGGTTAGACCATCAAGTCTATGAAGTCGATGAAGGTTTGATGCTGGCATGGGATGCTGTGGATGAGATTTTCCCAGAGTCGCTAATTGATACTATGTTTGCAAGCTATGTTGCATTACTTGAAAACCTAGCGGCAAATAGCAGTGCATGGCACGCATTACATCTTATTGACCTGCCAGAGTATCAGCAAATCCAACGCAAAGCAGCCAATAACACCGTCGCACCTTATACCCCACATACATTGCATGAAGCATTTTTTAGAGGTGCTCAGGTACACCCAGATAAGACTGCATTAATATTCAACAGCGAACGGTTAAGCTATCGCACCGTCGCTGAAAAAGCGCTACGCATAGCCGCTTATTTGAAGCAACAAGGGCTGAATAGTGCAGAACCTGTAGCCGTAACATTACCCAGAAGCGCTGAGCAGATCATAGCGATACTTGGAATACTGGCAGCCGGTGGCTGTTATGTGCCTATAGGACCTCACCAGCCTCAATCACGGCGAGAAAAGATCCATCGCACCGCAGAGGTCAAGCTAGCAATTGCTATTGGTGACGATCCAGAACATGACCCAGCAGTAAAATGTATTGATATTCAACAAGCGCTTTTAGCTGAGCCACTAGAATCAGCTGTTATCAAAGACCCTGCAAATCCCGCCTATATCATATTCACATCGGGCTCTACAGGTGAACCCAAAGGGGTTGAAATGAGTCATCAGGCCACTGCCAATACCATTTATCAGCTCAATAAAGACTATCAAATTGGCCAAGATAGCTGTGCGCTCGGGGTTTCAGCGCTTGATTTTGACCTTTCTGTATATGATATTTTTGGTTTGTTAAGTGTTGGCGGACAGCTAGTCGTTATTGATGAGCAGCAGCGCCGTGATGCACAAGCATGGCTTGAGCTGGTACATCAACACAAGGTAACTATTTGGAACTCTGTTCCGATATTGCTAGATATGCTTTTGACCACGGCGGAACAAGATAGCCGCCAACTGCACTTTGAGCAGGTGATGTTGTCTGGTGATTGGATAGGCTTAGACCTTCCTCCTCGGCTACAACATATCAGCGCCACCAATCCACCTATTATTGCAATGGGTGGCGCAACAGAAGCAGCTATTTGGTCAAACCGGTGTGAAGTTCGCTCACCACTGCCACTGCATTGGCACTCAATCCCATACGGTAAACCTCTGCCAAACCAAAAGTATCGCGTTGTTGATAAGCACGGTCAAGATTGCCCAGATTGGGTTCCTGGTGAGCTATGGATCGGCGGTATTGGTCTAGCAACTTGTTATCGTGGTGATAGCACGCAAACGGCGGCACGCTTCGTTGAACAACATGGCGAGCGTTGGTATCGCACTGGCGACCAAGGTCGTTACTGGCCTGATGGCAACCTCGAGTTTTTAGGACGCATCGATCATCAAGTTAAAATACGCGGGCATCGTATTGAGTTGGGTGAAATTGATACAGCCCTTGCCAATATTAATGGTGTTCAGCGCGCTGTTACCGTGACCATTGGCGAGCCTAAGAGCCTAGCGAGTGTTGTGGTTTTAGCTGCTCAAAGCACGTTAGACAGCGCCGCCATACAACGCCAATTACACAAGCTACTGCCAGATTATATGGTGCCAAGCCATATCGAATTTGCACCGCAGCTGCCACTCAGTGGCAATGGTAAAATAGACCGAAAAGCACTTGTCAACCAGCTGGCTGCCACGCAGCAGCAGTGTGCGTTGAGTTTAACCGCGCCGCAAACAGACAACGAAAAATGCCTTGCCAATATATGGCGGTCTTTACTGGGGGTTGAGCAAATCGGTCAGCAAAGCCATTTCTTCGAGTTAGGTGGAGATAGCTTAATTGCGACTCAGCTTATTGCAAAGCTCAAACAACAAGGTTTGGCATCTCCAAAACCACTGCCCGACTTATTCTCATCTCCTCAATTAAGCGCCTACGCAGCGCGTTTAGAAAGCATCGCGCCGATAACAAAACTCGAAATAGTGGCAGATCTAGATAATCGTTATGCACCATTCCCTCTCACCGAGGTACAACGTGCTTATTGGATGGGCCAAACACCGGGATTGCCGCTTAACTGCAGCACTTTGTATTTGCTAGAGTTGGAGGGAGAAAATGTCGATATTCAACGTATGGCAAAAGCTTGGGACCAACTGGTTGAGCACCATGAGATGCTGCGAGCAGTGATCACACCAGACGGTCAGCAACAACTGCTGTCTCATTTACCTGCGGTGTCTATTGCACAAGTGAGCTTGAAATCAGAAACCAATAATCACGCCAATGCTGCTCGGGATCATCTCCACCAGTTTTGGCGTAGAGTTTGTGAACAGGCGCTACAAAGCCACGACCAAAATGAGTCAGTGACGTTACCTAATCACCGTATTTGCGCCGTAAATTATGGTACTAATAAGACCCGTTTAGGGATCATTTTTGATTACTTAACGCTCGATGGGTTTAGCATTAAATTGCTGCTAGATCAGCTTGCAAGCCTTTATAACGATCCCGCTTATCACTTGCCTGAGATTAATGTTTCGTTTAGAGACTACGTGATCCAAGTGCAACACAATGATGCAGAGCGTATAGCTGCACAAGCATACTGGCGAGAACAGATTAATACCTTACCACCTGCGCCACAATTACCACTGGCACAAGACCCACAAAATATTACTCAGCCTGAATTTGTGCGCCGCGAAGCACAACTAGATGCGACTACTTGGCAAGCACTTAAAAATAAAGCGAGATCCTATGGCATTACCCCTTCAGTACTACTATTAACGGCCTACAGCAATGTGCTGAGACGCTGGAGCGAAGGTGATCACACGCTCAATTTAACCCTGTTTGACCGCCAAGATGTGCACGAGGATATCAATAAAGTGTTTGGTGACTTCACCACATTAGCCCCCATCGCATTTCGTAAAAATATTGGTAACTCATTATTGGTACAAGCGCAGGAAGCGCAGCTGCAAATTGCACAGGCTATTGAACACAAAGCAATTTCATCAATTTGGATCCAGCGCGAGCAAGCTCGCCATAGCACACTCTCATCAGCAGCGCTGCCTGTGGTATTTACCAGCACCTTGGGTCTTGGTGGCGGCTTGTTTGAAAACTCAAACGGCGATTTCCCCAAGATTGTACCTGGAGGTTTATCACAAACACCGCAAGTTTGGCTCGACCATCAATTATACGAATTTGATGGTTCGCTTATTCTATCTTGGGATGCGGTGGATGCACTTTTCCCAGCCGGTATGATTGATAACATGTTCAACAGCTATGTTGGTGCGCTTGAAAAGCTGTGTCATAGCAGTTGGGAAGAGGAGCTGTCCTTACCATTACCTGATGCACAAGCGCATACACGTCTCGCGGTAAATCACACCGAACGCCCACAAACACCACGCACTTTGCACCATGCTATTTTTGCGCACGCACAGCAAAACCCCGGCGACACGGCACTGGTATTTGAAAACTCGCATGTCAGTTATGCACAGCTATGTGAGCAAGCGCTCTGTATTGCAGCGCTATTGCAGCAACATCAGCTCGAACCAGCAGAACCTGTTGCAGTCACTTTGCCACGTGGCATAGATCAAATTGCGGCTATTTTGGGAGTTATGGCTGCGGGCGGTTGTTACGTGCCAATCGGGATCCATCAGCCTGCGAGCCGTCAGGCAAAAATACATCGTATAGCAGGGATCCGATTAGTGCTTACTGACAGTGATCACTTAGAAGTCGAATCCATCGAGTCAGTGATAAGGTTGGACGTGGCTACAGCAAGTACACCACAAGCAATGCCTATAGAAGTATCACCAGAACAACCTGCATACATTATTTTTACCTCGGGCTCGACTGGTGAACCAAAAGGGGTGGAAATGTGCCATCAGGCAACCGCAAACACCATAGATCAAATCAATCAACTCTATAAAATTGATAAACATAGCTGTGTATTAGCAGTGTCTGCAGTGGATTTCGACTTGTCGGTATACGATATCTTTGGCTTACTCGGTGTGGGGGGCCAAGTTGTGTTGCTCAGTGATGAAAACCGCCGCGATGCCAGCGAATGGTTACAGCTCGTGCACCAACATAATATCACTGTCTGGAACTCTGTACCCGTCCTGCTGGATATGTTGCTCATCGTTGCAGAGCAAGATGACAGGCAACTGCCTTTCAAACAAGTGATGTTGTCAGGTGATTGGATTGGCCTAGATATTCCACCGCGTTTACAAGCCAAAAATAAAGCCGAAGTTCCACTTATCGCTATGGGTGGCGCAACAGAAGCAGCTATTTGGTCGAATTTCTGTGAGGTAAAGGGCGACATTCCAGCTCACTGGAACTCCATTCCTTACGGTAAACCACTACCGAACCAAACCTACCGTGTCGTCGATGCCTACGGACGCGACTGCCCAGATTGGGTTGCAGGTGAGCTATGGATAGGTGGTGCAGGCCTTGCTAGTGCGTATCGGGGAGATCAAAAGCTCACAGCTGAGCGCTTTGTCAACCACGAAGCTACTCGTTGGTATCGTACCGGCGATAGAGGTAGATACTGGCCAGATGGCAACCTTGAGTTCTTAGGGCGTATAGATCACCAAGTGAAAGTACGCGGTCATCGTATTGAACTGGGTGAAATTGATACGGCTCTCGCCCGTATTAAAGGCATTTCTCGTGGAGTGGCATTAACCATTAGCGAGCCTAAAATGTTGGTTGCTGCACTGGTAATGGATGAAAGCACGGAACTGGATCTCGATGCAGTAAAAACAGAACTTGCTCTTTCTTTGCCAGATTATATGGTACCGAGTCACTTCTTAGCCTTAAATGCACTGCCACTAAGCGCTAATGGGAAAGTAGATAGAAAACAACTTGCTACCCAGCTTGACGACCAACTTAGCGTTGAAGTGGCTGTAACAGCGCCACAAACAGATAACGAACTTCAAGTTGCACAGCTTTGGAAAGACTTACTTGGGGTTGCCAATGTTGGCCTAGAAAGCAGCTTTTTTGCACTCGGTGGCGATTCGCTGGTCGCGACCCAATTCCTAACTCAGCTCGCCCAACAAGGGTTGTCGACCAAGCAACCTTTACGCACTTTGTTTGCCAGCCCAACGCTTGGTGCATTTGCAGCAACACTTGAGATGCATGAAGCCACACAGTGCAAGCAAATTGTAGCTAGACCCGAACATCAGTTTGAACCATTTGCACTGACTGAAGTACAAAGTGCTTATTGGTTAGGCCAAACCCCGGGCTTCCCGCTTAATTGCGGCACTCACTACTTACTCGAACTCGATAGTTTAACGCTTGATACCGAGCGAATGATGTTCGCATGGAAAAAGCTGTATGCACGCCATGATATGTTGCGCGCCCAAGTGAGCGATAATAACCAACAGGTTGTGTTGCAGCAAAGCGGCATACCAAAATTGGATATCGATCCAATGACTTACACCTGTTTAGACCAAGCACGAACGCAAATTCACGCATGGTGGCAAACTAAAAATAGCCAACATTTACATGATGCGATAACGATTAAAGTTGCAAGATATCAAGCGGGTGAAACTGAGCGTACGCGTCTTGCTTTGATGTTTAACTACATGACACTAGACGGCTATAGCATCATGTTGTTATTGCGCGAATTCGCTGCTTTATACCAAGCGCCAGATACTGAACTAACGCCACTTTCCTTAACCTTTAGAGACTATGTCACCCAAGTTCAACATAGCCAGCAAGCCATAGATGAAGCCCAAGCATACTGGCAAGAACGTTTATCTACCTTGCCGGATGCTGCGGCACTACCACTGGCACAAGATCCACTGCAAATTGAACACAGCGAATTCTCTCGCCGCAGTGCAAGATTGCCAAAAGCCAAGTGGCAAGCCATTAAACAAGCGGCTCGCTCGCAAAATGTAACACCAAGTATTTTAGTGCTGAGTGCCTATGCGGAAGTACTCGGTCAGTACAGTGGTGGCCATCCACATACCTTAAATGTAACTCTATTTGATCGTCAAAATGTACATCCTGAAGTTGGCAGTATTGTTGGTGATTTTACGTCTCTGGCCCCCCTTGCTTACCACCCTGATGAGCACATCACAATTGCTCAACATGCAAAACAACTGCAAGAGCAACTTGCTGATGTACTTGATCACCGAGCAGTTTCATCAGTGTGGGTGCAAAGAGAGCGTAGCCGAACTATGGGGCGCACCGCAGCTGCATTGCCCATTGTCTTTACCAGTACGTTAGGGATGGCTGACGACTTACTGGCAGACTCTTTCAACGAAGATTTACCACAATTTACCGATGGCGGATTGTCAGCAACCCCACAGGTTTGGCTTGATCATCAAATGTATGAGTTCAGAGGTGAGCTCATTCTATCTTGGGATGCCGTCGATGCACTGTTTCCAGCTGAGTTGCTAGACAATATGTTTAGCCGTTTCTTAACATTACTGGACGAAGTATCTATTTCAACGGATACAGCATTTAGCCACGCATTACCCAAATCTCAACAGTTGGTGCGAGACCGAGTAAACAGCACCTACGCTGAACAAACGCCTCGTACTTTACACCAGGCTATGTTTGACTATGCCCGTCAGCACCCCGATACCGTTGCGCTGATAGCTGATGAGCAAATAGTAACCTATGGCCAATTGGCAGATAAAGCACTGCGTATCGCCCACTTACTTACTCAACGAGGATTATCGCTAAGTGAAGCGGTGGCAGTGAGCTTGCCAAGAGGGGTAGATCAGGTTGCTGCCGTATTTGGCATTATGGCCGCTGGAGGCTGCTATGTGCCAATTGGTATTCATCAACCCACCAGCCGTCAAGCGAAAATTCATCGCACTGCGGGGATCCGTTGGATACTTACGAACGAAGCACACATCAACCAAGACGTTGAGCAGGGTGTCACTCGCTTCAATGTAACGGATGCAGAGGACTTTACGCCACTGGCAACCCCCTTGACAGTAGCAACAGATGCACCCGCATATGTGATCTTTACCTCAGGTTCTACCGGTGAACCCAAAGGGGTCGAAATGTGTCATCAAGCGACTGCAAATACCATTGACCAGCTAAATCGACACTATGCTATCAACAGCAATAGCCGAGTACTTGCTGTTTCTGCATTGGATTTTGATCTCTCGGTATACGATCTATTTGGCTTGTTAAGCGTTGGCGGCAGTGTTGTATTACTCAATGAGGCAAGCCGTAGAGACGCAGCTACGTGGCTTGAACTAGTGCATCAACATCATGTCACTACTTGGAATTCAGTGCCGATATTGCTCGATATGCTACTGGTCGTTGCTGAAAACGATGCACGCCCACTGCCATTTTCGCAAGTGATGCTATCGGGTGATTGGATTGGCCTAGATTTACCGCCAAGATTACAAGCCAAGACTCACTCACAGATCCCATTAATTGCCATGGGTGGTGCCACTGAAGCAGCCATTTGGTCAAACAGCTGTGAGGTAAAAGGTGAGTTGCCTGAACATTGGTCATCTATTCCATACGGTAAACCGCTCCCGAACCAAACATATCGTGTGGTAGACCCATGTGGCCGTGATTGTCCAGATTGGGTTGCAGGTGAACTGTGGATCGGCGGTATGGGCCTTGCCACTGCCTATCGAGGAGACAAAAAACTTACAGCTCAGCGCTTTGTGATGGCTGATGGTAAGCGTTGGTACCGCACGGGTGACCGCGGTCGTTACTGGCCGGATGGCAACCTCGAGTTCTTAGGCCGAATTGATCACCAAGTTAAGGTTCGCGGACATCGCATTGAGCTTGGTGAAATCGACGCCGCCTTGGCTCAGGTTAAAGGCTTAAGTCACGGTGTTGCACTAACGATTGGTGAGCCGAAAAAGCTCGTTGCCGCCTTTGTTAAGGAAGCCCAAGCCACGCTAGATACACAGGTAATTACTGCACAACTGGAACAGCAACTTCCAGAATACATGGTGCCCAGCCATTTATTAGAACTTGAGACATTACCGCTAAGCGCCAACGGTAAAATTGACCGAAAGCAATTGCTCAATGAATTTATGGCATTGGAGCTAAAGCAAGCTGAGTTCGAGGCGCCTGAAGGTGAGCTTGAAGAACAGCTTGCAAAAATCTGGCAATCACTTTTAAAACGCCCTCAGCTCTCTCGCCACGACGACTTTTTTGCCATAGGTGGTGATAGCTTGAGCGCAACACAGCTTATCCAAACACTGCAACAACAACACATTATTCCAACATCTGTGTCACTTACAGCACTATTTAGCGCCCCAAGTATTGCCAGCTTCGCTAATGCCATAACACAAGCTTGGCGTGACCTAAGCGGCACAACCTCTGACACAGATGAACTATTTGAAGAGGGTACATTATGA